In Amia ocellicauda isolate fAmiCal2 chromosome 5, fAmiCal2.hap1, whole genome shotgun sequence, a genomic segment contains:
- the pmch gene encoding pro-MCH: protein MSLSAYSVVLAVAVFFESYTDSVAMSISKIEDSRMMQDAFTQSEPFLNEELVDKSINTLPSSNYPVLEGTMANEGGNSKIIILTDLGLKKNFRDLQDFQRFRRPALSMNLPARHLPIYTVREEAPQGETVQRFEKDERRDTGSDANIPVGRRDYDMLRCMLGRVYRPCWQV from the exons ATGAGTCTTTCCGCTTACTCTGTTGTGTTGGCTGTAGCCGTATTCTTTGAGTCTTACACAGACTCGGTAGCAATGTCCATCAGCAAGATCGAAGATTCCAGGATGATGCAAGATGCATTTACTCAAAGCGAGCCATTCCTGAACGAAGAACTGGTAGACAAGTCTATCAACACACTGCCATCAAGCAACTACCCAGTCCTGGAGGGAACCATGGCAAACGAAGGAGGAAACTCAAAGATCATCATCTTGACT GACTTGGGTCTGAAAAAGAACTTCAGAGATCTCCAGGACTTCCAGAGGTTCCGGAGACCAGCTTTATCCATGAACCTGCCAGCCAGACACCTCCCCATCTACACAGTCAGAGAGGAGGCCCCACAGGGCGAGACAGTTCAGAGGTTTGAGAAAGATGAGCGCCGGGACACCGGGAGTGATGCAAATATTCCAGTCGGCAGGAGAGACTATGACA TGCTGAGATGCATGCTGGGAAGAGTTTACCGGCCATGCTGGCAAGTGTAA